A window of Saccharomyces paradoxus chromosome XIII, complete sequence contains these coding sequences:
- the TPP1 gene encoding polynucleotide 3'-phosphatase (DNA 3'-phosphatase~similar to YMR156C), whose translation MSHKSTILPFLIKFTPKFPQSIDYDEHGLNVYAFDLDHTIIKPKSPNIKFSRSATDWQFMNFNSNKSTLDYLFNITNNDPTAIIVIFSNQGGVITVPRTSKSCTKYTNKILLFLKAIKNDERGETLSPRLWLYAAPKRPKTFATNNCKITFPGSGESYNNDPNIFEKVRKPMTGMAEFFKRDIEDSYRISESIPPIKLNWVYYCGDAAGRKNDFSDSDIKFAENLRVEFKHPEEIFKG comes from the coding sequence ATGTCCCACAAATCAACAATTTTGCCATTTCTGATTAAGTTTACGCCCAAGTTTCCACAATCGATTGATTACGACGAACATGGCCTAAATGTTTATGCCTTTGATCTGGATCACACAATAATCAAACCAAAATCCccaaatataaaatttaGTAGAAGCGCAACTGATTGGCAGTTCATGAATTTTAACTCCAATAAATCTACCTTAGATTACCTATTTAATATCACTAATAATGATCCCACTGCTATCATagtcattttttcaaaccaaGGTGGTGTCATCACCGTCCCCAGAACTTCCAAAAGTTGCACCAAATACACCAATAAGATTTTGCTCTTTTTGAAGGCAATCAAAAATGACGAGAGAGGAGAAACATTATCACCAAGATTGTGGCTATATGCAGCACCTAAAAGGCCGAAAACTTTCGCAACAAATAATTGTAAGATCACATTCCCAGGCTCAGGTGAAAGTTATAATAATGATCCTAacatatttgaaaaagttcgAAAACCAATGACAGGAATGGCagaattcttcaaaagagaTATAGAAGATTCATATAGAATTTCAGAATCAATACCTCCTATCAAGTTGAATTGGGTATATTATTGTGGTGACGCTGCTGGGAGAAAAAACGACTTTAGTGATTCTGATATAAAGTTTGCTGAGAACTTACGGGTTGAATTCAAGCACCCTGAGGAAATATTTAAAGGATAA
- the MRPS8 gene encoding mitochondrial 37S ribosomal protein uS8m (Mitochondrial ribosomal protein of the small subunit~similar to YMR158W): MSLVKLANTCAHLQNCSKVRVALTSIPYTKLQLQFAYNLYQQGFLSSLQKGSTMGPDKDFVEVTPDNISTRRLWVGLKYRDNKPVLSSCRLISKPNSRIHLPMEEMKKLCSGVTIRNIKPLQPGELILVRAQNSIMDINEAISKKLDGEVLCRVK; the protein is encoded by the coding sequence ATGTCGTTGGTCAAGCTTGCGAATACGTGTGCTCATTTACAGAACTGCTCGAAAGTTAGAGTGGCCTTAACATCAATTCCATATACAAAGTTGCAGCTACAGTTTGCGTACAACCTGTACCAACAGGGGTTCTTATCGTCTTTACAGAAGGGGTCGACGATGGGACCAGACAAGGATTTTGTTGAAGTAACACCTGACAATATCTCTACTAGAAGGCTTTGGGTGGGATTGAAGTACAGAGACAACAAACCTGTGCTCAGCAGCTGCAGGTTAATTTCCAAACCAAATTCAAGAATACACTTACCAAtggaagaaatgaaaaaactaTGCTCTGGCGTAACTATTAGAAACATCAAACCTTTACAACCAGGGGAATTGATTCTTGTTCGAGCTCAGAACAGTATTATGGACATTAACGAAGCCATATCCAAGAAGTTGGACGGAGAAGTACTATGCAGAGTAAAATGA
- the RIM13 gene encoding Rim13p (Calpain-like cysteine protease~similar to YMR154C) codes for MNDWHEFNSAVKSMYCNAEGDSSSVINRLVDLAMKSDDPTFIRAVLVLKENVPKIDKQSRFLWLTSTINSMFYPPIPIFEASPLSWNNTEYCAPGSEELQRRYPGKAKLQNEEGYSGGIEQCQDVSDCSLVASLINLRAKNLNLPPIKQISPTKYHVNLCFNGSNKRLVTVDISQIPTSVDGEQLSLKSMDISDKIRELALLLVSQGTYSTDGSNISIDTYYLSGFLPEITQVDSYPFEKLWKFHNSNLCLMGVGTGDRSNDLIKPLVANHDYSVIHISYESRLVKLRDPRNSALNVEISYEQYLDNFKQLYLNWNQEKLFKHSQVLHFRYDTARYNKFSIIADKPLFYLVNNSKVTETVWLLLESHLRNEDRKKSQSISFLNEAPECIVYPIEPPVNYGGNRIGLQLVKLRLDPEAEILLYCHSTINNNFSIHSFSVVKEICFQRLKDINSLSAKVLFAFTHKTDGKTSFDTYNFFQNPTFELEVHSEEDYQILMDATCISTSSHDLINIQVYHFNDYELAQPIMFDNHYQPGQSLKQDVPILTNIKYIIVCSTYDPPASSEFELVTSIRLSSSWRLISGINLRSVNMIYGAYPYHCHNRFRWKKTSNKIKILMALPTKKYSTNRLFIRVVPVESSARLRMRCNIFEPESSLCIYECQEYRTCPSGGIVIPDLEISRISTVVLMVEKSVPISGSLPTEVHLDELELFVGSSQKIRIENTPMV; via the coding sequence ATGAACGATTGGCATGAGTTCAATTCCGCGGTAAAGTCTATGTATTGTAATGCAGAAGGTGACTCAAGCAGTGTAATTAATAGATTGGTTGACTTAGCAATGAAAAGTGACGACCCCACTTTTATCAGGGCCGTTTtagttttgaaagaaaatgtgCCGAAAATAGATAAACAATCAAGATTTTTATGGCTTACTTCAACTATCAATTCGATGTTTTATCCCCCTATACCTATTTTTGAGGCTTCACCACTATCTTGGAATAATACCGAATACTGCGCACCTGGCAGTGAAGAATTACAAAGGCGTTATCCAGGAAAGGCTAAGTTACAGAATGAGGAGGGGTATTCAGGCGGAATAGAACAATGCCAAGATGTATCAGATTGCTCACTAGTGGCTTCTCTGATTAATCTCAGGGCTAAGAATTTAAATCTCCCTCCAATCAAACAGATATCACCAACTAAATATCACGTCAATTTATGTTTTAATGGAAGCAACAAGAGGCTAGTAACAGTAGATATTTCCCAGATTCCAACTTCGGTGGATGGCGAACagctttcattaaaaaGTATGGATATTTCGGATAAGATTCGTGAGCTTGCACTACTGCTTGTTTCTCAGGGAACATATTCAACGGATGGCTCCAATATTAGTATAGATACTTACTACCTAAGTGGCTTCTTACCAGAGATAACGCAAGTAGACAGCTATccctttgaaaaactgtGGAAGTTCCACAACTCTAATCTATGTTTGATGGGCGTTGGTACTGGAGATCGTTCCAATGACTTGATAAAGCCCCTGGTTGCGAACCATGATTACTCTGTAATTCATATCAGTTACGAATCTAGGCTAGTCAAATTGCGAGACCCGAGGAACTCAGCATTAAATGTTGAAATTAGTTATGAACAGTATTTAGACAACTTCAAACAACTTTACCTTAACTGGAATCAGGAAAAGTTATTCAAACACTCTCAGGTACTCCACTTCCGGTACGACACTGCACGCTACAATAAATTTTCCATAATTGCAGATAAACCATTATTTTACCTGGTAAATAATTCTAAAGTGACAGAAACAGTATGGCTATTGCTGGAATCGCATTTGCGAAATGAAgataggaaaaaaagccagtctatttcttttttgaatgagGCCCCCGAATGCATAGTTTACCCAATTGAACCGCCAGTAAATTATGGCGGTAATCGTATTGGACTACAGCTGGTAAAGTTGAGGTTAGATCCTGAGGCtgaaattttattgtattgCCATTCAACAATAAACAACAATTTCAGtattcattctttttcagttGTGAAGGAAATATGTTTTCAAAGACTGAAAGATATAAATAGCCTTTCTGCCAAAGTGCTTTTCGCTTTTACTCACAAAACAGATGGAAAAACTTCATTTGATActtacaatttttttcaaaatccGACTTTTGAATTGGAAGTTCACTCCGAAGAAGATTATCAAATTCTTATGGATGCTACATGTATCTCAACCAGCTCACATGATTTGATTAACATTCAAGTATATCACTTTAACGATTATGAACTGGCACAGCCAATAATGTTTGATAACCACTATCAGCCTGGACAGAGTCTTAAACAAGACGTACCCATATTAACCAATATCAAATATATTATTGTGTGTTCTACTTACGACCCTCCAGCTTCATCGGAATTTGAATTGGTAACCTCAATACGTTTATCCTCTTCATGGAGGTTAATATCTGGGATAAATTTACGAAGTGTGAACATGATATACGGTGCTTATCCGTATCATTGTCACAACAGGTTTCGTTGGAAGAAAACTTCtaataaaattaaaattCTGATGGCTTTGCCCACCAAAAAGTATTCGACGAACAGACTTTTTATACGTGTGGTGCCGGTGGAATCATCAGCACGATTAAGAATGCGATGTAATATTTTCGAGCCTGAATCATCTCTCTGTATTTATGAGTGTCAAGAATACAGAACCTGTCCATCCGGGGGGATCGTTATACCGGATCTGGAAATTTCTCGTATTAGCACTGTCGTATTGATGGTAGAAAAAAGTGTGCCTATTTCCGGTAGTTTACCTACGGAAGTGCATTTAGACGAATTGGAGTTGTTTGTTGGGTCCAGTCAAAAGATCAGAATTGAAAATACTCCGATGGTGTGA
- a CDS encoding uncharacterized protein (similar to YMR155W), translated as MDSTNHFGYLKSFVGGNVVALGAGTPYLFSFYAPQLLSKCRIPVSASSKLSFSLTIGSSLMGILAGIVVDRSPKLSCLIGSICVFIAYLILNLCYRHEWSSTFLISLSLILIGYGSVSGFYASVKCANTNFPQHRGTAGAFPVSLYGLSGMVFSYLCSKLFGEDIEHVFIFLMATCGSMILVGYFSLDIVSNREGDDASIKEWELQKSSETDDNIVPLYDNSNDYIGSPVCSSPPATYENFALSDNFQETSEFFGLEDRQLSNRPLLSPSSPRTKYDVEGESTIKCTMDENSAQKSMRSHVLQSLKSSTFIGYYIILGLLQGVGLMYIYSVGFMIQAQVSSPPLNQLPINAERIQSLQVTLLSLLSFCGRLSSGPISDFLVKKFKAQRLWNIVIASLLVFFASNKISNDFSSIEDHSLRASKIFKNISVCSAVFGYSFGVLFGTFPSIVADRFGTNGYSTLWGVLTTGGLFSVSVFTDILGRDFKANTAGDDENCEKGVLCYSYTFTVTKYCAAFTLLFVLVIIGCTCYRRRATANSP; from the coding sequence ATGGATAGCACAAATCACTTTGGCTACCTTAAAAGTTTCGTTGGAGGTAACGTGGTTGCCCTTGGCGCTGGAACACCTTATCTTTTCTCATTCTATGCTCCTCAGCTACTGAGCAAGTGCCGCATACCAGTTTCTGCTTCAAGTAAGTTATCGTTCTCTCTGACAATAGGAAGCTCATTGATGGGAATTTTGGCAGGAATAGTTGTCGATCGAAGCCCTAAACTGTCCTGTCTAATTGGATCCATATGTGTTTTCATCGCgtatttgattttaaatTTGTGCTATAGGCACGAATGGTCTAGCACTTTCCTCATATCGTTAAGCCTAATATTGATTGGATATGGTTCTGTCTCAGGGTTTTATGCTTCTGTGAAATGCGCAAATACAAACTTCCCTCAACATAGGGGTACTGCTGGGGCATTTCCTGTGTCACTGTACGGCTTGTCAGGCATGGTGTTCTCATACCTTTGTTCGAAGCTTTTTGGTGAAGACATCGAGCACGTgttcattttcttgatgGCTACGTGTGGTAGTATGATTTTGGTAGGCTATTTCTCACTAGATATAGTTTCTAATAGAGAAGGGGATGACGCTAGCATTAAGGAATGGGAGCTTCAAAAGAGCAGCGAAACAGACGATAATATAGTACCGTTATATGATAACAGTAATGACTATATAGGTTCACCCGTGTGTTCATCGCCACCTGCCACCtatgaaaattttgcaCTGTCAGacaattttcaagaaacctcagaattttttggaCTTGAGGATAGACAGTTGTCAAACCGACCATTGTTATCGCCTTCCTCCCCACGCACTAAGTACGATGTCGAAGGTGAGAGCACCATTAAATGTACAATGGATGAAAATAGCGCACAGAAAAGTATGAGATCACATGTACTCCAAAGCTTAAAATCTTCAACATTTATTGGTTACTACATAATATTGGGTCTGCTACAAGGCGTCGGCTTAATGTACATATATTCTGTGGGATTTATGATACAAGCTCAGGTTTCTTCTCCACCTTTGAATCAACTACCAATTAATGCGGAAAGGATTCAATCATTGCAAGTAACTCTTCTGtctcttctttcattttgcGGTAGATTATCATCTGGCCCTATATCCGATTTTTTGgtcaagaaattcaaagcTCAAAGGCTATGGAATATTGTGATAGCGTCTCTCTTAGTATTTTTTGCGTCGAATAAAATATCCAATGACTTCAGCAGCATTGAAGATCATTCTTTAAGAGCTTCCAAGatattcaagaatattTCTGTATGTTCAGCAGTCTTCGGTTATTCTTTCGGCGTTCTATTCGGTACTTTTCCCTCAATAGTAGCGGACAGATTTGGCACAAATGGGTATAGTACGTTGTGGGGTGTTTTAACAACCGGTGGTCTATTTTCAGTCAGTGTTTTTACCGATATATTAGGTAGAGATTTCAAAGCAAATACAGCGGGCGATGATGAGAACTGCGAAAAGGGAGTGCTTTGTTACAGCTATACTTTTACGGTTACGAAATATTGCGCCGCTTTTACTCTTTTATTCGTTTTGGTGATAATTGGATGTACATGCTATCGAAGAAGAGCAACTGCTAATTCACCATAG
- the AIM36 gene encoding Aim36p (similar to YMR157C), with product MLRTLRRSVLAGSRRSFNVYSGLPQKQLLLFSPSLLRARYSSTSGSTKTSNKPAKIDAPGFKKIFLVAIIGTLIFVKTVQSLDKNKPKTTLSEEEFENVVKGLKRRVAIFPQGKVDIKFSLSPSIEETRKILQKSQGDDISELRFVDPAKVIDYYRTSKDDRYEALLNDYYKKYGPDTYIYNLPTGMLVMLLGRYFKENFKSGDKLVVVNFPHSISDATKFENEVSIVSKILVPRKLSGSDICKYYETVGKADII from the coding sequence ATGTTGAGAACACTGAGAAGAAGCGTTCTAGCAGGCAGCCGACGTAGTTTTAATGTGTACAGTGGGCTGCCCCAAAAGCAATTACTCTTATTTTCACCATCGCTTCTGAGAGCACGATATTCGTCTACTAGTGGTTCAACTAAAACGTCTAACAAACCAGCTAAAATAGATGCTCCAGGatttaagaaaattttccttGTTGCTATCATCGGTACACTGATATTTGTCAAGACAGTGCAATCTTTAGACAAAAACAAACCGAAGACAACATTgtcagaagaagaattcgAAAATGTGGTTAAAGGGTTGAAAAGACGTGTGGCTATATTCCCACAAGGTAAAGTTGATATTaagttttctttatcaccCAGTATTGAAGAAACTAGAAAGATCTTGCAGAAATCACAAGGTGACGATATAAGCGAACTGCGGTTTGTCGATCCAGCCAAAGTTATCGATTACTACAGAACATCAAAAGATGATAGATATGAAGCTTTATTAAATGATTATTACAAGAAATACGGGCCTGATACGTACATTTACAATCTGCCAACGGGTATGTTGGTCATGCTTCTAGGTAGGTATTTTAAAGAGAACTTCAAGTCCGGTGACAAGCTAGTAGTTGTCAACTTCCCTCATTCGATTAGCGACGCAAcgaaatttgaaaatgaggTTTCTATAGTGTCTAAAATCTTGGttccaagaaaattgaGTGGCTCGGACATCTGTAAATATTATGAAACTGTAGGCAAGGCAGACATCATCTGA
- the SWP1 gene encoding dolichyl-diphosphooligosaccharide-protein glycotransferase (Delta subunit of the oligosaccharyl transferase glycoprotein complex~similar to YMR149W): protein MQFFKTLVILVSCISVALAYVAQDVHVSFPSTKGKTSVMIGKVQPKQGTDGTAPTTIAVDNPNEVIQVNFAIDSANKPFQNTLLVGLPNKNLEMTFEPEIKDNGKLSMYNYKIDLAKLDAALLQEASRSVEPIKATLILASSTAKPKENLFREILQLDLNFNVDHSDSSLVDKFSIKPEIHHIFHTEPKRVAKPIAVIFVAIIVITILSLIVTWLNSCAAAFNNIPTGINAVYFLGFIATIVGFEVIFARYYLGTSIFETLFSSLYLGAPGLLTSTKFLRSFGQTI, encoded by the coding sequence ATgcaattcttcaaaacaCTTGTGATTTTGGTGTCGTGCATATCGGTTGCCCTCGCTTACGTGGCACAAGATGTTCATGTATCATTCCCCTCTACCAAGGGAAAAACCAGCGTAATGATCGGTAAGGTCCAACCCAAACAAGGAACCGATGGAACTGCTCCAACAACAATCGCAGTTGATAACCCTAACGAGGTTATTCAAGTAAATTTCGCCATTGACTCCGCCAACAAACCTTTCCAGAACACCTTATTGGTAGGTCTACCTAATAAGAACCTAGAAATGACTTTTGAACCCGAAATCAAGGACAATGGTAAGTTATCCATGTATAACTACAAGATAGATTTAGCCAAGCTGGATGCTGCTTTGTTACAGGAGGCCTCTAGATCAGTGGAACCAATAAAGGCAACTTTGATCCTAGCGTCCTCTACCGCCAAACCAAAGGAAAACTTGTTTAGGGAAATCCTGCAACTGGACTTGAACTTCAATGTAGATCACTCCGATTCATCTTTAGTTGACAAATTCAGCATTAAGCCAGAAATCCATCATATATTCCATACTGAACCAAAGAGAGTTGCCAAGCCAATAGCTGTGATTTTTGTTGCAATTATCGTCATTACTATTTTATCGTTAATCGTCACTTGGTTGAATTCCTGTGCTGCCGCATTCAATAACATCCCAACCGGTATCAATGCTGTATACTTTCTAGGTTTCATCGCAACCATTGTTGGGTTTGAAGTTATCTTCGCCAGGTATTATTTGGGTACAagcatttttgaaactttattttcctctttgTACTTGGGCGCTCCAGGCTTATTGACCTCTACCAAGTTCCTGAGATCTTTTGGCCAAACAATCTAG
- the YIM1 gene encoding Yim1p (similar to YMR152W), which translates to MSNEIVTNKSVTFVNNTTPVTITSSELDLTSCYQDDEVVIEIHAAALNPIDFMTHQLCNSYIFGNYPKTYSRDYSGVIIKAGKNVDNRWKIGDKVNGMYNHIYGERGTLTHYLILNPAKDVPITHMVEVPKEANDPYDDFVYAAAWPLTFGTAFSTLNDFKKDWNSDSKVLVIGASTSVSYAFVHIAKKYFNIGTVVGICSKNSIERNKKLGYDYLVPYDEGSIVENVRKLKQSVLENDRFDMIFDSVGNHDFFPVIDQFLKPKVKNSFYVTIAGNNKVNYKNISWRDFISLGSILTALNPFKKYNWRLGHPYPSNNFIEAGNEMIKKGTYKPPIDSVYEFEQYKEAIDRLMSNRAKGKVVVKMK; encoded by the coding sequence ATGTCAAACGAAATTGTAACCAACAAATCTGTCACCTTCGTTAACAATACTACTCCAGTCACCATCACATCTTCAGAGCTGGATCTAACATCCTGTTATCAAGATGACGAAGTTGTGATAGAAATCCATGCTGCTGCTCTCAACCCAATTGATTTTATGACTCATCAGCTTTGTAACTCCTACATATTCGGCAATTATCCAAAAACTTATTCTAGAGATTACAGTGGCGTCATCATTAAAGCGGGAAAGAATGTTGATAATCGCTGGAAAATTGGCGACAAAGTGAATGGCATGTACAATCATATTTATGGTGAACGTGGTACTTTGACGCACTACTTGATACTCAACCCTGCCAAAGACGTTCCCATCACGCATATGGTGGAGGTTCCAAAGGAGGCAAATGACCCATATGACGACTTTGTATATGCTGCTGCCTGGCCCCTAACGTTTGGTACTGCTTTTTCTACATTGAacgatttcaaaaaagattgGAATTCTGATTCAAAAGTCCTGGTTATTGGCGCTTCAACCTCTGTGTCATATGCTTTCGTCCATAttgcaaagaaatatttcaatattGGTACTGTTGTTGGTATTTGTAGCAAAAATTCCATTGAACGCAATAAAAAGTTAGGATATGATTACTTGGTTCCTTACGATGAAGGATCCATTGTTGAGAATGTTAGGAAATTAAAGCAAAGCGTATTGGAAAACGACAGGTTTGACATGATTTTTGACTCAGTAGGTAACCATGATTTCTTCCCTGTTATTGACCAATTTCTAAAGCCCaaggtgaaaaattccttttACGTTACTATTGCAGGAAATAACAAGGTCAActataaaaatatcagTTGGAGAGACTTCATATCGTTGGGTTCAATTTTAACAGCACTTAACCCATTCAAGAAATACAACTGGCGCCTTGGACATCCATATCCCTCCAACAACTTCATTGAAGCTGGCAATGAAATGATTAAGAAGGGCACTTACAAGCCACCTATTGATTCTGTCTATGAGTTTGAACAATATAAAGAAGCTATCGACAGATTGATGTCCAATAGAGCTAAGGGTAAAGTGGTTGTTAAGATGAAATGA
- the IMP1 gene encoding endopeptidase catalytic subunit IMP1 (Catalytic subunit of mitochondrial inner membrane peptidase complex~similar to YMR150C) produces the protein MTIGTLPIWSKTFSYAIRSLCLLHIIHLYAYEFTETRGESMLPTLSATNDYVHVLKNFQNGKGIKMGDCIVALKPTDPNHRICKRITGMAGDLVLVDPSTIVNYVGDVLVDEERFGTYIKVPEGHVWVTGDNLSHSLDSRTYNALPMGLIMGKIVAANNFDKPFWDGSRHNIWGFKWINNTFVDVQAKSN, from the coding sequence ATGACGATTGGTACACTTCCCATTTGGTcgaaaactttttcttatGCAATCAGGTCCTTATGCTTGTTGCATATAATACATTTGTATGCATATGAGTTTACGGAGACGAGAGGAGAATCGATGTTGCCAACACTATCAGCGACCAATGATTATGTGCATGTCTTGAAGAATTTCCAAAATGGTAAAGGCATAAAAATGGGTGATTGCATAGTGGCATTGAAACCTACTGACCCTAATCACAGAATTTGCAAAAGGATTACCGGTATGGCTGGCGATCTGGTGCTTGTGGACCCCAGTACGATAGTTAATTACGTTGGTGACGTGCTAGTCGATGAAGAGAGGTTTGGTACGTATATTAAAGTCCCTGAAGGTCACGTTTGGGTAACAGGGGATAATTTATCACATTCATTAGATTCAAGAACATACAATGCATTACCCATGGGTCTGATCATGGGTAAGATTGTAGCTGCTAATAATTTCGACAAGCCGTTTTGGGATGGTTCGAGACACAATATTTGGGGTTTCAAATGGATCAATAATACATTTGTAGATGTACAGGCTAAGAGCAATTGA
- the NUP53 gene encoding FG-nucleoporin NUP53 (FG-nucleoporin component of central core of nuclear pore complex (NPC)~similar to YMR153W), with the protein MLNLRNRENTSRFTNVSVIAPESQGQHEQQKQNEQQEQQKQPTGLLKSLNGFSSAPQPIFMEDPPSAASAELNDNPAWFNNPRKRAIPNSIIKRSNGQSLSPVRSDTADVPGTFSNSNGFNNVTFGSKKDPRILKNVSPNDNNTNNSGHSSDLGTIVFDSNEAPPKASLADWHKEDGLFSSKNDNIEDPNLPSNITFGGKLTATSSPFRSLENNSRAFNLFDKKMKATPNIASNEASAGSKEESSSNWDDNAVIIFGYPEAIANSIILHFTNFGEILEDFRVIKDFKKFNLKNMSNSPSSITQKYPIYTGDGWVKLTYKSEPSKSRALQENGIIMNGALIGCVSYSPAALKQLASLNKSDATKNNEASSETNLSLNGLRNYRKREGIFERSQTKAVTSKVRNPEFKVSKNSSSFKNPRKLEIKDGRSLFLRNRGKIHSGVLSSIESDLKKREQAGKNKKSWLNRLNNWLFGWNDL; encoded by the coding sequence ATGTTAAACCTTCGTAATCGAGAAAACACTAGCAGGTTCACCAATGTTTCTGTTATTGCGCCAGAATCACAAGGACAACATGAACAGCAAAAACAAAACGAGCAGCAGGAGCAGCAAAAGCAGCCAACGGGACTGTTAAAAAGTCTAAACGGCTTTTCGAGTGCACCACAACCGATATTCATGGAGGATCCGCCTTCTGCTGCGTCGGCAGAACTGAACGACAATCCAGCGTGGTTCAACAATCCAAGGAAAAGAGCTATTCCGAattcaataataaagagATCAAATGGTCAGTCTTTAAGCCCTGTACGTTCTGATACTGCAGATGTGCCTGGAACGTTCTCTAATTCCAACGGGTTCAACAATGTCACTTTTGGCTCTAAAAAAGATCCACGTATCCTTAAAAACGTATCTCCAAATGATAACAATACCAACAACAGTGGTCATAGTTCTGATTTGGGTACCATAGTTTTTGACTCTAATGAAGCACCGCCTAAGGCGTCCTTGGCAGATTGGCATAAAGAAGATGGTCTATTTTCGAGTAAGAATGACAATATTGAAGATCCTAATTTGCCTTCTAATATAACGTTTGGTGGAAAACTTACAGCCACATCTTCACCCTTCCGTTCATTAGAAAACAACTCCAGAGCATTTAATTTGTTcgacaaaaaaatgaaggcAACGCCGAATATTGCGTCGAATGAAGCTAGTGCAGGGAGTAAAGAAGAATCCTCATCGAATTGGGACGATAATGCCGTTATTATTTTCGGATACCCAGAGGCGATTGCTAATTCTATTATCCTTCATTTTACTAACTTCGGCGAAATTTTAGAGGATTTCAGAGTAATAAAGGATTTTAAAAAGTTCAACTTGAAAAACATGTCAAATAGTCCGTCATCGATTACTCAAAAGTATCCCATATACACAGGAGATGGCTGGGTCAAATTGACTTACAAATCTGAACCCTCTAAATCTCGTGCCTTACAAGAAAATGGGATTATCATGAATGGTGCATTGATTGGCTGTGTTTCATATAGTCCGGCTGCTCTCAAACAATTAGCTTCCTTGAATAAATCGGATGCAACTAAAAACAATGAAGCAAGTTCAGAAACTAATTTAAGCCTAAACGGTCTCAGAAACTatagaaaaagagaaggaaTTTTTGAGAGATCTCAGACGAAAGCGGTCACTTCAAAAGTGCGCAATCCAGAATTCAAGGTTTCCAAGAATTCTAGTTCCTTCAAAAATCCACGCAAGCTTGAAATAAAGGATGGCAgatcattatttttgagaaacagaGGGAAGATTCACAGTGGCGTCCTGAGCTCCATCGAGTCtgacttgaagaaaagggaaCAAGCGGGcaagaataagaaaagtTGGTTAAATAGATTGAATAATTGGTTATTTGGATGGAACGATCTGTAA
- the LDO16 gene encoding Ldo16p (similar to YMR148W) codes for MVSTATFFFFIYLLLFVVIGFFSSLFIIPLLGISFVFAIGVVSFGFCSNMSFKMAQLVYVRADTFLKKVLDKMALQTEAAQPQEPQEPGEPQEAPSTLRPVSNPTIPSPLRQTARPSKFVTEEDVIFEPVSAQSAIARSLETTAKKAGNGFQLS; via the coding sequence atggTTTCTACCgctacttttttcttttttatctaCTTACTACTCTTCGTAGTGATAGGGTTCTTCTCGTCGTTGTTCATAATTCCCCTGTTGGGCatttcctttgtttttgCCATTGGCGTGGTATCATTTGGATTCTGCAGCAATATGAGTTTCAAAATGGCACAACTCGTTTATGTTCGAGCTGACactttcttgaaaaaagtcCTCGACAAAATGGCCCTGCAAACAGAGGCAGCACAACCACAGGAACCACAGGAACCAGGGGAACCACAGGAAGCACCTTCCACATTAAGGCCGGTATCCAATCCAACTATTCCAAGCCCACTAAGACAAACGGCGCGCCCCTCTAAGTTCGTCactgaagaagatgttATTTTCGAACCTGTTAGTGCTCAGAGTGCCATTGCCCGTTCTTTAGAGACCACAGCTAAGAAAGCGGGTAACGGGTTTCAGCTTTCTTAA